In Gemmatimonadota bacterium, the following proteins share a genomic window:
- a CDS encoding rhodanese-like domain-containing protein yields MSVEQVMPDEAARLVESEGYAYIDVRSVPEFEQGHPAPAVNIPLLHADEQTGQMTPNPDFVRVMKANYPEDSKLVLGCRTGQRSNHAAELLQSMGYQTVANMRCGFSGEMTPFGQVVNPGWEEVGLPVSYDSGEGVSYASLEAKE; encoded by the coding sequence ATGAGCGTGGAACAGGTCATGCCCGACGAGGCGGCCAGGCTGGTCGAATCCGAGGGGTACGCCTACATCGACGTCCGGTCGGTACCCGAATTCGAACAGGGCCATCCCGCGCCGGCGGTAAACATCCCCCTGCTGCACGCGGACGAGCAGACCGGGCAGATGACGCCCAACCCCGATTTCGTCCGGGTGATGAAGGCGAACTATCCGGAGGATTCGAAGCTGGTACTGGGTTGCCGGACGGGCCAGCGCTCCAATCACGCCGCCGAACTGCTGCAGTCCATGGGATATCAGACGGTCGCCAACATGCGCTGCGGGTTCAGCGGCGAGATGACGCCCTTCGGCCAGGTGGTCAATCCGGGATGGGAAGAAGTGGGTCTGCCGGTGAGCTACGACAGCGGAGAGGGCGTGAGTTACGCGTCGCTGGAGGCGAAGGAGTGA
- the bshA gene encoding N-acetyl-alpha-D-glucosaminyl L-malate synthase BshA — protein MNIGITCYPTYGGSGAIAAELGQALARKGHRVHFVSYSIPFRLQEYSQNISFHNVEVMPYPLFKYPPYTLALAAKMADVASEAELDILHVHYAVPHATCAFLARHMLRDRDVKVITTLHGTDITLVGSDKSFYRITRFSIEESQGVTAVSESLKRDTLSLFDIEKDIRVIPNFVDVERFRRGDGHCDISNFVDDDEKVIAHVSNFRPVKRIGDIIRMYAEVRRVVKCKLLLVGEGPERIPMQELARELGLEDGVVFMGEQEGVDRILSCSDLYLLPSEQESFGLSALEAMSCGVPVIGANAGGLPELVRHGETGYITEVGDIGQMARHATDLLVNDVLREAVGRQARQRVLDHFAEEAVVPHYEAYYEEVLRG, from the coding sequence ATGAACATCGGCATCACCTGTTACCCGACCTACGGAGGAAGCGGCGCCATCGCCGCCGAACTGGGACAGGCGCTGGCCCGGAAGGGGCACAGGGTCCACTTCGTGAGCTATTCGATCCCCTTCCGCCTGCAGGAATACAGCCAGAACATCTCTTTCCACAACGTGGAGGTCATGCCCTACCCGCTGTTCAAGTACCCGCCCTACACCCTTGCGCTCGCGGCGAAAATGGCGGACGTGGCTTCCGAGGCGGAGCTGGACATCCTGCACGTACACTACGCCGTGCCCCACGCCACCTGCGCCTTCCTGGCCAGGCACATGCTGCGCGACCGGGACGTCAAGGTCATCACGACACTCCACGGCACCGATATCACGCTCGTGGGAAGCGACAAGTCCTTCTACCGGATCACCCGGTTCAGCATCGAGGAAAGCCAGGGGGTCACGGCGGTCTCCGAGTCCCTCAAGCGTGACACGCTGTCCCTCTTCGACATCGAGAAGGACATCCGGGTGATCCCCAATTTCGTCGACGTCGAACGGTTCCGCCGGGGGGACGGCCACTGCGACATCAGCAATTTCGTCGACGATGACGAGAAGGTCATCGCGCACGTCTCGAATTTCCGGCCGGTCAAGCGCATCGGGGACATCATCCGCATGTACGCGGAGGTGCGGCGAGTAGTCAAGTGCAAGCTGCTGCTCGTGGGGGAAGGTCCGGAGCGCATCCCCATGCAGGAACTGGCCCGGGAACTGGGCCTGGAGGACGGCGTGGTCTTTATGGGAGAGCAGGAGGGAGTGGACCGGATTCTTTCCTGTTCCGACCTGTACCTGCTTCCCAGCGAACAGGAGAGCTTCGGCCTGTCGGCCCTGGAGGCGATGAGCTGCGGTGTCCCGGTGATCGGCGCCAACGCCGGCGGCCTGCCGGAACTCGTACGCCACGGGGAGACGGGCTACATCACCGAAGTGGGCGACATCGGGCAAATGGCCCGGCACGCCACGGACCTGCTTGTGAACGACGTCTTGCGAGAGGCGGTCGGCCGGCAGGCCCGGCAGCGGGTGCTGGACCACTTCGCGGAAGAGGCCGTGGTCCCGCATTACGAAGCCTATTACGAAGAAGTACTGCGGGGTTAG
- the bshB1 gene encoding bacillithiol biosynthesis deacetylase BshB1, translated as MKLDVLAVSPHPDDVELHCGGLMIRFADLGYATGIVDMSLGEMGTRGTVDGRKGEAAAAAEVLGLSERLNLELPDARVGTSPTHRDALIDAIRRYRPDMLLVPHEIARHPDHGETARLARDAAFLAGLEKLETDHPAFRPRKVVFYLTHHRYQEPRPSFIVDITSTFDRKIEAVKAHRSQFHDPDSTEPETFISRPEFLEEVEAQSRYYGQLIGARYGEPFVVREYLSIDDPLAHFVGEGGNR; from the coding sequence ATGAAACTCGACGTGCTTGCCGTATCCCCGCACCCGGACGATGTGGAGCTGCACTGCGGCGGACTGATGATAAGGTTCGCCGATCTGGGATATGCCACCGGTATCGTCGACATGAGCCTGGGCGAGATGGGTACCCGGGGAACGGTCGACGGACGGAAAGGGGAAGCGGCGGCGGCGGCGGAAGTGCTCGGCTTGTCCGAAAGGCTGAACCTCGAATTGCCGGACGCCCGGGTCGGCACCAGCCCGACGCACCGCGACGCCCTTATCGACGCCATACGCCGATACCGGCCCGATATGCTCCTCGTTCCCCACGAGATCGCCCGCCATCCCGATCACGGGGAGACCGCCCGGCTGGCTAGGGACGCGGCCTTTCTGGCGGGCCTGGAGAAACTCGAGACGGACCACCCGGCCTTCCGGCCCCGGAAGGTTGTTTTTTACCTCACCCACCACCGCTACCAGGAACCCCGGCCCTCCTTCATCGTCGACATCACGTCGACGTTCGACCGCAAGATCGAGGCCGTGAAGGCCCACCGGTCGCAGTTCCACGACCCGGACTCCACCGAACCGGAGACCTTCATCAGCCGGCCCGAGTTCCTTGAAGAGGTCGAAGCCCAGAGCCGCTACTACGGACAGCTGATCGGCGCGAGGTACGGAGAGCCTTTCGTCGTCCGGGAGTACCTTTCGATCGACGATCCCCTGGCCCACTTCGTGGGTGAAGGCGGAAACCGATGA